The region CGACCAGTGGTCTCTCACGAGTCGAAGGAGATGCTCAGGGTCTGCGTCGTCTGCGGTAAGGTCTGTGACGTAGTAACGGGTCTCGATGCTGGTGCGAACGTCATTGAGGGTGGATGACTCGCGTTCGACGATGATGTAGAGATTCGCATGAGGAAACTCTGTCGAAGCAGGAACCGGGGCACTCCAGACCCGATGACGGTCGATGCGGCCATGACCGCGTGTGCATGTCTCGTACTCTGGGTGATCGCGATCGATCTCATCGCCTACGATGACTGCAGCATTGTGCAACCGTGGCTGATTACCCTTGACACCGAAGATGTAGTGAGCCTTCTTGGATTCGACGATGAAGCTAGCAGCCTTTCTCTGGGCATGCAGTGCATCAGCGGTGATGACCGTGCCGACGATCTCGAGAGGTTCGAGCAATGGAGCAAAGGCGAGAATCTCGTTCGTCTTATCGTTTC is a window of Ferrimicrobium acidiphilum DSM 19497 DNA encoding:
- a CDS encoding ISAs1 family transposase; amino-acid sequence: NDKTNEILAFAPLLEPLEIVGTVITADALHAQRKAASFIVESKKAHYIFGVKGNQPRLHNAAVIVGDEIDRDHPEYETCTRGHGRIDRHRVWSAPVPASTEFPHANLYIIVERESSTLNDVRTSIETRYYVTDLTADDADPEHLLRLVRDHWSIESLHWVRDNTFDEDRSQVRTGTLPRILATLRNLAIGIIRYAAPLRVNIAAATRQLARQPDITLDLLGIPPLLCK